The following coding sequences lie in one Miscanthus floridulus cultivar M001 chromosome 9, ASM1932011v1, whole genome shotgun sequence genomic window:
- the LOC136481164 gene encoding protein DMP3-like, with amino-acid sequence MAAAGQQTVVTTARTSSKNLLQQLPAGAVLAFQALAATFTNQGNCYHSNMWLTVGLVTVLSATCIFFSFTDSLVFQGKVYYGVAIPGRLNILNMSEKEEKVVWAYSALEERRLKTMDWVHAFFTAVVFLTIAGSDVGLQNCFFPKASDDTRQLLKNLPLGMAVMSSFVFIIFPTTRKGMGFDDSDYIVIPTGDQEDQRRPNRAPEPTTTPSTDQLIHQTEQQ; translated from the exons ATGGCAGCAGCGGGGCAGCAAACGGTGGTCACCACCGCCCGCACATCCTCCAAGAACCTGCTGCAGCAGCTTCCGGCAGGCGCGGTGCTGGCGTTCCAGGCGCTGGCGGCGACCTTCACCAACCAGGGCAACTGCTACCACTCCAACATGTGGCTCACCGTGGGGCTGGTCACCGTCCTCAGCGCCACctgcatcttcttctccttcacggACAGCCTTGTCTTCCAGGGCAAGGTCTACTACGGCGTGGCCATACCTGGACGCCTCAACATCCTCAACATGAGCGAGAAGGAGGAGAAAGTGGT ATGGGCCTA TTCTGCACTCGAGGAGCGGCGCCTCAAGACCATGGACTGGGTTCACGCCTTCTTCACCGCGGTCGTCTTCCTCACCATCGCCGGCAGCGACGTGGGGCTGCAGAACTGTTTCTTCCCAAAAGCCAGCGATGACACCCGGCAGCTGCTCAAGAACTTGCCGCTGGGGATGGCAGTCATGTCCAGCTTCGTGTTCATCATCTTCCCCACAACTAGAAAGGGTATGGGCTTCGATGACAGCGACTACATTGTCATCCCAACTGGTGACCAAGAGGATCAGCGCCGTCCAAATCGCGCGCCAGAGCCTACAACTACACCTTCTACGGATCAACTCATCCACCAAACTGAACAACAATAA
- the LOC136481165 gene encoding putative disease resistance protein At1g50180, with protein MAAVLDALAPYAKKLIQDMAEEEVSMLLGVSGEITKMEGNLDSLRAFVSDAERRRITKESVQRWVSKLKDAMYNATDIIELCQLKADECKELEEGGSIRDQNHLLACCQPLLVLENDGFQQVGLEGDSRSLRPDKCLGRRRVRWKGGLDKIRVS; from the coding sequence ATGGCGGCCGTCCTGGATGCTTTGGCCCCCTATGCGAAGAAGCTGATCCAAGACATGGCAGAAGAAGAGGTGTCCATGCTGTTGGGAGTCTCTGGCGAGATCACCAAGATGGAAGGCAACCTGGATAGCCTCAGAGCCTTTGTCTCTGATGCGGAGAGGAGGCGCATCACTAAAGAAAGCGTGCAGAGATGGGTCAGCAAGCTCAAGGACGCCATGTACAATGCCACCGACATCATAGAGCTTTGTCAGCTCAAGGCCGATGAGTGCAAGGAACTAGAAGAAGGTGGCAGCATCAGGGACCAGAACCATCTGCTAGCTTGTTGTCAGCCACTGCTGGTGTTGGAAAACGATGGTTTCCAGCAGGTGGGACTAGAAGGAGACAGTCGAAGCCTTCGCCCAGACAAGTGCCTCGGGCGAAGGCGTGTCAGGTGGAAAGGGGGTCTAGACAAAATTAGAGTTTCATAA